The Haliotis asinina isolate JCU_RB_2024 chromosome 2, JCU_Hal_asi_v2, whole genome shotgun sequence genomic interval AGATATACGTGATTCTAATGATATACTCACCCAGGTGTATGGTATGGGTCAGGTGTCATTAAAATACTCTTCCCTTTGCAGTTTGCGCCTGGCATTTTGATTAACGAAACTGATGTTTACTGACCAACGCCAAAGGTTAAATATCCCAGGAGAGAGTACTCGTTTGTCCTTTTGGGAAAGCTCGTGTCGCTATGAAACAATCACGTTACGTCACGGGATTTGCTGCCACGCGTTCTGTGACGTCATTTTAGTAGACCTCTAGAAACGGAGTCAGTGAACCCAAAGCGATCAGTCACGAAGGTTCTTCTGTTTTATTATGTAATATGAGAAGGCAAACGTATTACCTTGAAAGTTTGAATAACCCGGTGTAAGATACCTGTATGATTTAGTGCAGATTATAAAAGAAAGGCAAACAGTTTGTTGCAAGTGAGTgaagatatttcattttttacagAAGACAGCAAAgtaaagaaatatttgtaaagttCCGAATCCGGTTTTGAAACATTCACGGAGGAACTGTGTATGTAACCCGTATTTACATTCGGTGAGTGAGcatttttgttttacgccgcttttagcaatattcaacatcacggcttgggacaccagaaatcagcttcacacactgtacccatgtacgGAATCGagcctgggtcttcggcgtgacaagtggacgctttaaccactagacctcCCCACCGTCTCTTATTGACATTCGACTATCTGTTCAAATTTTGCTGcaagggcctagattttcggagctctcttagcgctaagatagttgtaatgCATTAACGTTAAGGTACGACTATCttggcgctaagagagcttcgaaaatctaggctcagCAATGTAACGGTGGCGGACATTAAATTTGCCGCAAGGTTTTAAAACGGAATCAGAGGATTGTGTTATGTACaatttattttaatattatttggaaatgaaaatgtttgttatgtatatgaaatataaGAATGGCGATTTCTTGATGAATAAAGGATTATTGCATGTGGCCTTACAAGAGTGAGAAAGATGAAATAAACCTGAATATGGACGCGTGCTTCCAGCACAGTTATACAAGTCCCATTCTTGTGAGTATTCCCAAGTCTTCTTAATGTATTGTTTAATGAAGCACTCCGCAATGTTCCGGTTATTTGATAACGGGGGGTGAGTTTTTTTCGAAAAAAGGTGTGCGTGCAAAAAGATGAAGTGGTAAAGACGATGGCGATGTAAAACCCGACTCATTGAATCTAACGCGTCATTCACAGCTTAGGTTGTATAGTTCCAAGGAAGCTGAGAAATGAAAATCTAATGCGCAGTGATCcatgaaatgaagaaataaaTCATGGCTTTTAAGACTCTTTAGGTTGTACATTTGGCGaattatatgtatgtaaattattattattattattattatacctAAGGCGACGTATATTGCATAACATGTCATAGAGCAACACTCACTCAACCTCTTGATGGCCTTGCGTTCGAAAAGCGCAATTCGGTatgtagagttatgtccctttctCCAGGCGCGGCAGTTCTGGCTCtttattttcgaagctctcttagcgctaagattgccgtaagtgccatacattaacttacgacaatCTTTGCGCTCAGAGCGATTCGAAGATCTAGGCCCTGAACATGCAGCGTCCGTCTCTCTTCCAGCTGTTAGGGTTTGGTCTGTGAAACCAATAAATGGggattgttaaaactaaacagAAAATAGCTTCTCTTAGACCTGTAAGGATCCGCTGTCGTGCTCCAGGGTGACTGAATATGATTTCTTGCCGCATTTAACGACTTTCCAGCATTTCACGACGGATGACACCAGTTAtttctttcacacattttacccacagtgggaatcgaacccttttctgttttcttttgatCACTTATCTCTGGATCGTAATATTTCCTCTTTGCAGAGTGAAAATATTCATAGGATACAAACACTAACGTCATACGTTTTTGCTTTATACGCTTTAAGATATACACCATTAAAAAAGTacgggatattccattttgcgatcATATCATTAGCCAATGCCAattcatatgagaaaaagtgaaACATAGccataaagatgaaacatatccAAAGGAAttggaataaattgtcagatTATTAATTTCTATTCATGATCTGTTTCCTCCCTGGCCTCATCATTTTGTCGATCTAATAATTCTGATATACactattttttactttttttttgaTTGGTATAATTCTGTTTTGGAAATCTCTTCATTCAATACATGTCTATGCGCACGTCTAAattatttcttgtgtctgggacccgtgaaagtctcggggtggaataggcctatagcagcccatgcttgccataaaaggcgactagacccgtgaaggtcccggggtagaataagccttcagcaactcatacttgccataaaatgcgactatgcttgtcctaagaggtgactaacggaatcgggagGTCAtcctcgctgacttcgttgacacatgtcatcggttaccaattgcgcacatctatgctcatgttattggtcactggattgtctggtccagactcgatatgtacagaccgccgccatatagctggaatattgctaagtgcggcttaaaactaaagtcactaaCTCAATCTTGTTTCTGGAAATCTATTCTCTAAATTCACCTTTTCAATAAGGTACTACGCATTTcattacccatgaagatccggtttatatttgatcttcagtaacccatgcttgtcgtaagaggcgcctaGTCAAatcttgttgacttggttgacgcgtcatcgtatcccgattaTTTTGACCGATGCACAAGAtgctgttcactggattgtcccgattatttacagatcttcGCCATATAGCGGCAACGTTGCTGgttgcggctttaaacaacaaacaaacaaagccaaTTTTATGTGGACTACTTGATTCTACTGTGTTGATTTTATCCTGATAGACATGTTTAATTCCAGTAGGTTTTCATCTAAGGATAATTTCACTCTAAAATGAATCAGGTCTAGCGAAGGATCACTGTCAAGCGAAATTTACGGAGCGTAATTTATTCCATTTCTGACGTTCCTAGATTTCAAACTGGTAAACGTCTGAAACAAACTTGTGTTTCCTCCCGTTGTAAAACACTACTTGAGTTGTCCTTTTGGAAACTCTACACACAATGTAAGCTGATAAACTTATAAACTCTAAATCAAAGCAGTGCCGGTATATGTGATcgagtgattggctgatacaacACGCATGTCGAATGAGGTACGTCGACCTCTGGAACACGTTTCAAAAAACTCTTGGTATGACTGGTGTTAGTCTATCTTACAATAAAGGAGgtgcgacagtcgtagcgctgcAACAGCCTTGTGAAACATGGCCTAGGCACGGTGAACCTACTACATAATATCATTTTGACAAAGCGTATGGGAGGTACGCTTTGCTGACCAGACGCCAAATGTCCGTAACTTGTACCACCAAAGTTGTCGGGACCAACTCAGACCCTAGATTCCAACTGAGAAGTTATTAACTTATTCCAAAAGCAGAACTTCTGCACATGTTGGTCTTGCCAGTAAACTGCACAAACGGAAACCCAGTTGGCTAAGTGTCACGTGTATCTGCATAGTTTAACCCCTTAGCCAGAGCAGGATCCAATGTTTGCGGGGTCATCTGGGGCAGTTGATTCTACATAGAGCAGTCACACCCTGAAGTAACTGCAAGTGCAATCAAAGAGAGGTTAAACGAAATATATGCAGTCACTTCCTCAATATATTTACAATGACATGCTGGCTTGGTGTTGGGTGATAGACGTGCCTTTGTACGGCTTCTCTAGGTACCGGCGCGATGTGTAGCGTAATGGTTAAAGGGTTTGTTCTTTACGCCTCaggtccgggtttgattctcaaagatGCGTAGTCATTTTCTGGTAtaccccgttgtgatattgctggaatattgataatacTGGGATAAAACCCAGCTAACTCATTCGCTATCTAAGTAGCCAACACAAAGAAATCCAAGACGTCGCAACTCCATTGCTGTTGGCTCCACAACTGCTTTTGTATGGGTGCGACCGCAATACCTAAGAAATAGATCAACTAAACAAGTGCCATACATCAATCAACATTTTGCGACACTTCCAGGCATAGCGAGCACTGAAGGAAAGAACACGTATTTGAAGTGATTATATCGATTCTATAAACACATAATTATTTGTAGCCGGAGAATTAAGCACGTTGCATTGTAAATCCTACAACTCTAGCTGGCGTTTCTTGTGGGTCGGACTTTTTCTTCTCAGTTGTTAAAAACAGAAATGTTTATCTCAATCGATTAATAGATTAGGGGAACGTAGCATATGTGCCATGTAGAAGTTGTGTTAAATAACATCCATTTCACAATGCATAAAATAAAGGAAATTTGCATCAACGTTTATTATTCTCAGCCTGTCAATCTATCACTAACAAAGGCACTCTGGAATCGACTACAATTAGTCACCGAagaaaatgaatatttacaaacgtTAATTCATCACATGTGAAAGGAAACCCGCCCTTTCTCCAAAATAGGAAGGccattttaaaatgccataaGACAAGGTTTGACCCTTCCACACTATTTCTCAATTTTCACATGAGTTGATTTCCCCCTCTTCTTCAGCACGTGCGAATGCTGTGACTTGATGTCATGTTCACGCGCTACGCTAGCCGCAGTTTTCTTGGTAAGCCGCGCAACAATGGCGTCCAACTCCGCCGGACCCGCCGTCCGCCAGGTGCCCGGATAATGGCGCCCTATTTCCGGGTACTCATATTTCATGTAGGGCCTGTTACGGAACTGTTGCATGTTGCGATGGTATTCCTCCTCGTACGCTTGTCGCTCACGTGACCAAAGTTTAGCCCGGATGGAGGAGGCGGTGGTTGGTCTGGAGATGCTCCTGAACATAAACGAACACGCGACGTGAGAGAGATCTATCTGTTTGCAACGTCCCGCGTCGCCGTCTGTCTCTGAAGACGTGTCCGACATCTGGAATGAGAAGAAGCGAGTATTCGTTATTCCGAGTGACCGTAAAGAAGGGAAACAAAACCTTTAGACGTCCTATTTTTCTctaagtggcatttagaagtggtgCAATTGATATGGATTGACGAcctctttattgcaatggatgCGGCATTTCGATGTAGATACTATTACCGTTAATCGGGTAATCGGCCCAACAAACTGTTCTTAAGGCCAGCAGGAGAGTGTCATCGTGCTGATGAGAAAAGGAAATCTCATATATGGTCGGTACATACTATGGGGCCGACCATTATTTCTGGCTCTGCATAcgtgcgtgtgtacgtgtgtgtgagaggggggtgggggtgtgagAGGGGGGTGGGGATGTGAGAGGGGGAAGGGGGTGGGAGGAGGAGTTGGCCTTAAGGaggggtcacccattttgttctgtcaACCTAAGCGGGGTCAGCAATTTTGGACATAGATatgtaaaataaaaatatgcCTGATGGTTATGCGAAGGGGGGTGgtgtgtggggtgggtgggtggagtGGGGTGTGTAGgtcatttattttttatacGCATATTTGGGTAGgtcattcacactgtacatgtttctccataaaaaaaatcatagtCAGACGGTGTCACGTGTATGGTTTGCTTTTGTCATTCTTTTGTGTCTGGTGTAATTCTCCATTCtaagaggggcggtggggtagcctagtggttaaagcgttcgctcgtcacgccgaagacccgcgttcgattccccacatggatgcaatgtgtgaagcccatctggtgtcctccgccgtgataatgctggaatattgctaaaagctgcgtaaagctaaactcactcactcactccattctaAGATTCGGTTGTGATGGGGCGAATGTATAAAGGGATTACTACAGGAACAAGTGTGTCTTTCGGCATAAACGTAACGAgtgtgaaatgaaacacacagtGTTGCACAAGTTTCGTATAAGTCGTGTGGCACACTtgcgagtgtaataatttctttattatccattttattcatgtacattGTGGAGTAAAACACGGTAAGGAACTGTGACAGCCCTCTTCACTGACGTCACGTTCAGTCgtttaatgacgtcacagacgaCGAAATACAGAAACAGTGGTTGCTAGGTAGCACTGATATGTGCACATATGATAAGTATGACACCAGTTATGTTTCACCAAATGAATAATAATATATGTCATGTAATATTCACGTCGTGGAACAACAAAACAGGAATGTgggtaaaaaaatattaatatgataTACAATCCCTTTAATATCATCAGTACGAATATCACATGACAGCAAGGCATTCATGATACATTTAATATCTGTGTTGTTAACTGACTGAACGAAACTGGCTTGCCTATTGTTTCATCTTCTCGTGACGCAGGCAGATGGCCAGATTTGTTATTTAATATTTAAGTCAGGACCCACATTTGCGAAGTTGCGAAGGTTGATGATCATACTATTtattactggattatctggtccagactcgaatatttacagaccgacgccgtATAGGTGGagtccggcgtaaaactaaactcactcactcacacatatgtCTCATTTTATGTACAGTAAGTCATACACACGCAAAACATACGTGTACGTATGAACACAATTCATTCTTGCAGAATTGTGGGAGACTATGGTATATAAATTGGAAACTATACCTTTCTTCACAcgttgaaatatatatgtttaaaacagGTACGTTTAGAAACACGTTTCAGGCTAGGAGTATATACAATTCCAAAACTGTTACAATAAAGCATGTATTATCTGATTTTCGGTCCCTCATTCGATGTTTCTGTATGATTAAAGGGACAAAGAATCCTGACAGGCAGTTGTCTGTTGTTAATTTAGTTACACTTGTTTTTTTATTCACATTTAAAACAACTGCCATGCACAGTGAGCGTCAGATAAAATGGGATTAAAATATTCCTCTTCAAAGCCAGAAACATGATAAATTAAAGTGTCCAGAAGTGAAATAGTTTCATCTATAACTCGTTTTCACTAATACTCTTACTTTCCTAATTCTGCCATTGATGGTGTTTTTCAGATATTTCTGCACgtacttgtcaagcaggaatgtaacTTACATAATGAGGCTAACAAAGAGAACGAGATAATATGGTAATTAACACAATAGGGTGGGGACTGCGGTGATGAAGCCAGTGGGTAGACAATGGGGGAGGGAGTAGAAGCCAGCGATGTACAAATGTAAGGGGTGGTTAAACAAGGCTGATGTTTATACAGCTGATTCGGCTTGGAGGAGTGCATCATAAACTGTTGGAATGTAATATCCTTGATCACGGTTGATGGCAGTCTTTTGGCGTTTGTTATGGATGgtttcggtgagtttgcgtTTGGTGAAGTCCTTTTGGTTGTTGGCCAGGATGGTGATGTCAGTCCAGTTAATGAGGTGATTGGGGTTAGACTGGATGTGATCAGGGATGGCTGATTTGCTGTCGAACTTTGTGACTGATGTCTGATGTTCTTTCACACGAGTGTTGATCGGTCGGGATGTATATACCTCTGTTCACAATCACagtttattttgtaaatcacacatttcggggtttttttgtcGACAGTTGCCGTTGGCATGGAGAAGGCTGTTGAGACTGGAGACTGGGTGATGATGTAAAAGTGCTATCGATGCCTGCTTGTTGTTTCAGGATTCGCCTGATTTGGTGTGGTGGTAATCTCGAACAACCCCTCAACACTAACCTACATCACCTCAGTCCCCACCCTGTTGTGTTAATTACCTTGTTATCTTGTTGTCTTTGTTAGCCTCATTATGTATACTTTACCGCCACTGTACGTTAcactcctgcttgacaacggtcctagaatctgtaccgaaatgTCGCActatcgtaataaagaagttgttatccataaagtttgtcaatctcATACGTCATTGACCGTGATTTCATGATAATTAACTCGATGAGAATCATTAGAATATCCAATTCCTTGTATTTCCACCTTAGATAAGCATTAAGTgtaattattttcatcaattatGTCATATGGTATACCAGGATGTTTAGACAATACATTAAAACGATATTATTCAATACTTTGGTTCTAGAATGTTAATAACCAGTGCAACATCAAAAGCATTTCTGAATCTTAAAATGTCATTCTCTAAACCAGCAAGCGTGCTGTGGTCAAAATAACGGGATCCTCCTGAGGGAATGTATACACATCCTAGAAGTACGTCTTCTCCACTTTTAAGTTGTTGATTATCCAATATCACTGCAAGATGTTTCTGATTCCAAACACAATGTGTGTATTTTCACAATGACTGCAAGGGCACCTAATCTTGTAAATGAGTTTATATTCTTGGAATAAACATCAAACGAGGACATGATCTAAAACATCAATGTAATCACGTTCAGCCCttaaaaacagaataatatctAAATCATTCAAATAATGAGAGAAGCCGGATTTACCAATATAAGTCTGCACTGCGAAATTGGCTTTTGAAGATGCTATATTCCGACATCAAGGGAGGTCGTTCATACCAGCATATGACCAGAGATCCTCGTGTCTTTGCGaggattaaaaaaaaccccacataaTTCGCATTACTCCATCCACAATGCATGCTCGGAGCGCCCAaataatctgattattattaccccggttaacccaagctgcctgttaggcgctagaagatTAGTGGTTACATGGCTTattccatcgggtacccatattctgctgggtgaacagaggcaattttgaacaaactcagtTGCCCAagatgagaccacatgtgtcccGTATATTTCATTATGGGGCAGCAATGGACATTATTATCCCAGATAACGCAAGCTGCTTGTGAGCTGCTAGAAAGTTAACAGTCATGTGACCATttttatcccaccgggtacccattttctgctgggtgaacagaggcaattttgaacaaactcacttgcctaaggtgagaccacatgtgttatgcggttcgttgtggggcaggactgtaGACCTAGAAACTgacaggagtcaagctgccaaacaggGTCACCCATCCACGTCAGATGACAGCTGACTCGCTATGCTTCACAGTGCTATGcatcatgacgtcatggtgtaTTGTACTGTGAAATATTTCGAGTCGGCTGTCATCTAAGAATGATTTTTAAAACCTTTATTCCTCAAAGACACGAAAGCTTGTGCCTTGACCTGTCTGAGATGGTTTTTATCCATACCCGTTATAGAGCAGGGGCTGTGTTGTATGCGGCGCAAAACAACGTTTCCTCACTTATCCACTGTTCCTGAAATGACCTTTTCAAAATTCTAAAATTGGTGTCTCTggtgtgctggaatattgctaaaagctgcataaaacttcactcacaaTCAAGATCGGAACGTAATTGGCTGGACTGACAGAGCAGTCTTAAAATGATttataatatatgaaaaaaCCCTAAAAACGCCATTGCATCACAGATTCCCTTAACGACGTCAAAGGAAGTCTGTGTGACCCCGGAAATAAGATTTATAACCAttcttggaaatatttcattttcgaaAAGATAAGAGGATATCGATATAGGTTGTAAACCAAGTACGTGCTTAACCCCAACGTACGGTCGTTAGTAGTTTAGGAGCCTGGCGGCTGTCGACACGTAATGCCCGCATTACTTCCACTTGAAGTACGTGGCCAGCGTAGATTACAGTGTTCAGAATACTTGTTCATGATCCGAAACAAATCCAAGTCCTTCTAAGAGAGTTACTTCAAGTGCACGCTTATCTTAACTAAGGCGTTGTTCCCGATGCTCAAACAAcatactcaaatttcaaatatcAGGCGTAATAATTTTATCTCTTTGAATAACAACACAGAAGGAAACATTTGATGTTGACCCAAACtaaatgagtttatttttacgccgcatttagcaaaatttcagcaatatgacggtggAGGCCTCACACATTCTTTTCACGTGGGGAATAGAATatgggttttcggcgtgacgaaagAACGTATGCTACCGCACCGCCACAAGATAAAACTGAAAGAAACAAGACGTGCTTAACACTCTAAGTAGGTGCACTTGATACAGTTATATAATTAACCGTAAGTGTTTCGGCTTCTATTGTCAGACACATTTTGATAACGAATATTTTGGACAAATCCATTTTTTAACAGTTTTCCCGTATGCATTATCAGATCTGTCACCCAGTTAGATATGAAACCGTCAACCGAGAAATGTCCTCAAAAGCACGGATGGCCAACTTGTAACTGACATGTTTTGAAGAGAAAAAGGTCACTGATTACGAAAACCCACGTAAGTAGTAACCATTACTGAATATATTAAGAGTTATTCACGAAGAACTCAAATTAGCGAAAAGGTGTTTTTTAAACTGATTTAAATTCTAAAATCCATATAACACAAACAGTTATCATACCTCACTTGCGTTGCACGAGTCTCCCGTGCGCGCTTATTCAAGACTCGTGAAAGGAAGCAGACGCAACGAATATTCAACAACTGTACATATACTTTGAATAATTCAAGCGATTGGTAAGTATTCATTTTAAACCGAAATGAAAAGGAACTACATCATCGTCAAGGTATGCACGTGAAAGACGTTGCACTAGTTGGCGTTCAGTTACCAAAACGATAGCCGATGTAATTCCGTATACTGACTTCGTGTCGTGTTCCCCGGTTTGTCCTGTCTTGACTGAATAAAGTGAAGCTGTCACTGTCTACTGTAACAATGTACATCGGTTGTCCGTCGGTTCATATAATTGTCACGCATCGTCATGCATGCTTGGTTCCCTGGCTAATCCATTATAGTATTACCGTAATGTTTAAACGCATATGAGGGTGACTTCTTTCAGTGGCATTTTTGAAGATGAAAAGTACAgcattgacaaactttatggataaatccgttgagaggcattttagaaattataaagatgaagaatgtataaattctgtggatagtcaactttTTTGTAACAATGACTGCGACGTTTCAAGCATGTGATGACGGCGTTAATGACTACATCGGAACGTCGCGgtcactgcaataaagaagctgactatccatagaacttggttttccttcatggataacaacttttcaGATCCCGATGTCTGATAGTATATCTTTTTCTAAATCAAGGCCAGCTGGTTATAACTTTTAAATTAGGCACATTGTATCAAATCTCCCATTGCTTTCGCTCAATATTGCCTCTGCAAATGTGGGCCCAGCATCCCAGTAGTGGAAGTCAAACTGGGAtaccgggttagaattgatccatAGCAACCTGTGCGGGTAGTAAGACACAGTTTCATGGCGTTTCCGCAGCGTGACGTTTACATATAATACCAGTCAGTGGAGTATTCAGACCGCCGTCTGGAATGTAGGAAGCAAACCATTCATACAATTCTAAAAGACTTTCGATTTTTGTCAGTCAGTTTTATGAGCTGGCTCACATAGATCGCGAGGAGTTTATGAGGAGTAAATATGTTAATCAAATGTTTCATAGAAATATGCTTTTCGGATAGAATTATTTCGTGTGGAAATAGAGATTGCAATTGCTTGCAATTGTGATCAACATACTCATGTATACATTTAATCCCGTAACCAGGCCAAGTTTGCTATGCAGTGTATTTATTCGGCTATAGTTATTCTATTTCTActtctgaaacatttgtcaAGATTTGTTTTTTTGTCCACCATGAGTGCGTGTAATGCCCGCTTATAAAGCCTTAATATAATATGTCACCATCGGATGATTAATCGTTTGCTTTATTGGCAATAAAATATTAACTCCAGTCAATGCAATCGTTACCACTGATGTAGAATTTCTTAACAGTAAGAAAACCAAACCAGGTTCTCTCAGAAGCGTGATCGATAAACCCATTACGGAGTTTTAGAGGACAAAATGCAGCaatttgatgacgtcattgtgatttgATCCATACATGCACTGGCCGATCAGGCTGGTATAGATTTTATACAACATCCACTGAAATGCTTTAATCCGACCTTCATAATACACATATTGCACATTTCACAAAACGACACATATTCGCTGACTCAGCGCTAAAATGTCGTAACCTAAACTTTATAGTTTCTCCAgtcaagaatataatcaaaatTATGATAAATGATAAGGGGATTTACATGGCGAATACAACATAATGACATTATTATCCCGGTTTTTTTCCAGCTGACAGTGAGATTAATAATCACCAGGTACCCGTTTTctactgggtgaacagaggcaattttgaataaACTCTCTTGGCTAATTTGAGACCGCATGTGTCCCGCGTTCTTCGGTGTGGGACAGGACAAAAGTCCTATAATCTGCCACTCAGTGTTAACTTATCGTATCACCGTTGTTGATACTGCCTGACAACAAATGTGCCTTGGTTACACGCTGCAGCAGCTCGTGGCCGAGTCGGCTCCTTTCTGAGAAAGCCATGTTGTTTCTGGACTTATCCTGGGAAGAATTATATATTGAGGATagtaaacgaccttccgtgtaataccatttttattaaacgagttaatgatttggtatcaaacgtgcgaaagcgagtttgataccaaatctttaacgagtttaatgaaaatggtatttcacggaagcgagtttggtattttgtttattactcgccaacataaattgacagaaactgcggcgaaattgcctacagtgagGACTCTGCtctccgcgagtcaagcaagatCTATTAAAATATTACGACAGCGACATTAGCttggtgacgtcacaacttCGAACCGTTTTGTCGTGTaagtggtattacactagtgtgtaatattgccgtagaACTATTACATTGCAATGTCTTCCACGGGAGAGTAATAAGGTCAATGTATTTACAGGTCAAAATGATCGGAGTATTGTATGACCAGCATTCATAGTGACGTGTGTACTCACCAGTGACGTGTCGATAATTTCAGCGTCCATGCCTTCCAGTAGATAAacaattattttgtttgataaaatcTTGGTTAGCCTTTGAATTTTGATGAGTAGTGCAAGTGTCACCTCGTAATTTTACCTCCATTTATATTTAGCTAAATCAGCATAAGGGTATCTTTATCACATCTTGGCCGAGAGTGGGCGGGTGGCAGTTTTAAACAAGAGTaatagagtgagttag includes:
- the LOC137272374 gene encoding uncharacterized protein, yielding MSDTSSETDGDAGRCKQIDLSHVACSFMFRSISRPTTASSIRAKLWSRERQAYEEEYHRNMQQFRNRPYMKYEYPEIGRHYPGTWRTAGPAELDAIVARLTKKTAASVAREHDIKSQHSHVLKKRGKSTHVKIEK